The proteins below are encoded in one region of Lactuca sativa cultivar Salinas chromosome 3, Lsat_Salinas_v11, whole genome shotgun sequence:
- the LOC111908507 gene encoding uncharacterized protein LOC111908507: MGTFRNRSADMARAAEHDISPDNKDYNIMQNFVPNGMQSQRWKDLCREWNTDAWLKRSASGKSNRNTADSGGKIARHTGGSISYDEHRIRFIAKKGRPPTFLELFLITHLDKTSKKKYFDGDVEGKQFCTERAREAYEAYSQALLEKYGDDLVDHPIDDAELWAKTQREISGSSRSSYIYVVGSSDINSLFNGKPSVGAGCSSSYCGSQQEVYFLNKYIVYIIDKESTLL; the protein is encoded by the exons ATGGGTACATTTAGGAATAGATCAGCAGATATGGCTAGAGCTGCTGAACATGATATCTCACCGGATAATAAAGACTATAATATCATGCAGAATTTTGTACCCAATGGGATGCAATCTCAGAGGTGGAAGGATTTGTGTAGG GAATGGAACACGGATGCGTGGCTGAAAAGATCTGCAAGCGGGAAGAGTAACCGCAATACTGCTGATAGTGGTGGGAAAATAGCAAGACATACTGGGGGTAGTATTAGTTATGATGAGCACCGCATTAGATTC ATAGCAAAAAAGGGACGACCACCCACATTTTTGGAGTTGTTCTTGATCACTCATCTAGATAAAACATCAAAGAAGAAATATTTTGATGGAGATGTTGAGGGAAAGCAGTTTTGCACTGAGAGAGCAAGGGAAGCTTAT GAAGCGTACTCTCAAGCCTTGCTTGAGAAGTATGGGGATGATTTGGTTGATCACCCGATTGATGATGCTGAATTGTGGGCTAAAACCCAAAGGGAGATAAGTGGTTCTTCAAGGAGTAGTTATATCTATGTAGTTGGATCTTCGGATATAAACTCTTTGTTCAATGGGAAACCATCTGTTGGTGCGGGGTGTTCGTCGTCCTATTGCGGGTCTCAACAGGAGGTATATTTCCTTAATAAATATATTGTTTATATTATAGATAAAGAAAGTACATTACTATAA